TTGTAACCCTGATGATGACAAACAGCCGAAAACGTttggtttaaacattttaattttttaaccttttagccTTGTATATAGAATACATTTTACAAAGCGAACATTATGGACAATAAGCCTTATATCATATTACATATTATGTTAGCGCTACTACCTTTATGGCCTCCACCTTTTCTAGCCATTTTAAGGTATTCTGTGTTAGTGTTGTATACTTTTgaattttctgtgtttttacgAGGACTTCGAGTTGCTTCTACGGAACAAAAAATGGCATTTCCATAAGTGTTGTTTAAAACCATTCACAGAAAGAAGAGCTGGGCGCTATTTCGCGATATTGTTGAGTTTCTAAACTATTGTAAAATCCCGTTCATAGCTGAGTCGTTGTAAAATGTACGAAAGGAGCCGATAAggaatccccccccccccccaatacCAAACAGTAGCCATAAATCGATACAAAAATTAGCAAGATTGATTAAATGCAGAGTTATTTGCAGAATAGAAAAGGCACAAACAGACAAAGCTTTTCAAACTCCGTTTCAAAACGACTGAATCAACAACATACCAGAATGTCCGCCACTCTTCCTGGCCAACATTAAATAGTCCGTTGCACTGCTATTGTTGCCTTTAGATGGACTGGATGGGGAAACTGTTGCTCCTACTTACACAAGCAGATTGACatataactaaataaataatcTGAATCGTGAACTCAAACAGTTCATAGTGAGCATTAgtacaaaataacttttttcaagtgCAAAAGCACTTCTTAAATGCACAGCAATATCGAGTAGGACTTACAAAATTCTGGATTATGAACAACAAAAAAGTGTGAATATTTAAATGCTGATAACTAAACTCAAcaattgttgaaaaaagaaaaaagagaaatatcttCCGCGAGATATTGTCAAATATACGAAAAAAAGACCGTTTTGAGAAATCCCTAACTGCATGGTAAGTTGTTGCTACGGTTTCTGTAATCCACACAACATGACAGTAAGACTGCAACATACTTGTTGTGTCCTTATTATTTTGACTGTACCAGTCTCCTCCATTCTTTTGGTATCTCTGTGGTTCTGGGGATGGAGTGTGTGGCTCAACAGTTAGAAgatctaaaacaaaattcaaatgaatcaATCTTTACACAGTTCACTGCTGGACAGGTGTAACAATcttattacattttaaaatttcaggtATCCTCTTGACATAATTGAGTGTCGTTGGACAGATTGAGGAATGAGACCAGCGGAGCTGTCAGCACATGTAGTTAACTCTTATTATCATTGAAGATATcctaaacaacaacaaagagtCCGCGATTGAGGAATGAGACCAGCGGAGCTGTCAGCACATGTAGTTAACTCTTATTATCACTGAAGATATcctaaacaacaacaaagagtCCGCGACAGCAGGATTCTGCTTTCACATGGTGcccaaaaacaaattttgatgtacaTGAACAACAACATTAAGCAAGCATTAATCGTATTAGATCATTAGAAAAACgtacacaaagaaaattgtagGGAATAAGTTGTTCGAAATTAAATCGACGCAATTTGAAAGAATACTTAGCGATAACTGTCACATTGCGATCTCTCACCTTTATGTCCTCCACCCTTTTTGGCCATCTTCAAGTAATCCGTTTCTTTCTGGGCGTTCATTGAGCCGGCCAAGTCTGATCGATGCGGACTTTTAGAAACCGTTACCATTTCTAAAAAAAGGAAGCAGGTTCATTCATTCAACACAGTTTGAGACCAAAAGGCAATTTACAGTGTAAGACAGAGtattcaccttttcttttctgtgtttCTTTGACATCCACTCCATCATGAGTGTACCACTGTCCATCCTTCTTGTCATATCTGACTGGTTCAGGTGTGGGTGTGTGGGGTTCTAGTGTTAAAAGATCTAAAACACATGGCAATGTGTTAGGACATAACTGAGAATCACTAAACAATTCTACTAATTTGCTCGCAGACTTGTGATTAAAATATACCTACTTTGAAGCGGACGtttctctacttttttttctttttgagcaatgagccatttttttaacaaaacatcTCTTATATAGGATTATTCGAATTCTTCAGTTTGCTATGCACAATAAAGCCATTTTTTGTTCACGAAAGTGTCTTGCTTTCTGTCTTAAAGCAGTCCAACATCATCCTTTATTGGTACTAATACAATTGTATCTAACGGAATCTATGCATCCTGTGTCCATATCACTCTTAGCATCAGAACTGGCAAAAATATTTGTATAAAACATAGATCACTGTGTAAGGACTATTTCATCTCTATGCAACTAAAAAAGGCTAATTAAATAGTAACACTAAGTAACTACCAATTTCAAGAATCCAGCCTATTGGTTTAGACTAGTTGCTTTAGGCTGCCACTAACCTTTATGCCCTCCACCTTTCTTAGCAATCTTGAGATAATCAGTTTCTATCGGAATTTTTTCAGAACTTGGCGCACTCGATGGGCGTGGACTTGAAGACACTGTGaccatttctaaaaaaaatatcgCGTCTAACTTTAAGTGAAGGAAATCAATTGAACCTGAGTGCATTTCGTAAATTATGAGCATCGGTGATGTTTTAAACGCTTTCGGGTGACTAAACAACCCATAGGCGTGCGCAATTTGACATCCTATCAAAACATCATGAAGTGCACAAGCACTTTCTTATAATCTCGACAAAATCAATTGCCAATGATCAACATATACTAGctatgaattgttttttaaaaactcgACATTgaagaacaaaaccaaattacaacACTCAATATGTACACTCGAAGCGCACCCAAAATGGAAGCTGCACTTTGCACTCTAGGTCTTCAGTATCAATCAAGTAAATTGCTAAACCTGACTGAGGATGTTGATCTGTTGCTAACAACAACAGAAGCTCAAAACATATGGTGTGAGTTTTGCTTCCTTCGATTTGCCTCTTCGAGATGCAGAGATCATTGCTTAGAATACAAACATAGAGATCaccaatgaaaaataaaaacacatctAGAGCTATACTTGTtgcattaaaaatgtttcctagaGAGCGAATGCTACATTTTATCTCCCTCTTCCATAATTTTTTCCGATCCAATACACCGATCACAAACACTTTACTAAAGCTGGTAGACTAGCTAACATAATTATCTTGGGTTACGGTGACAAGCTTTACTAACGAAACACCAATCTCACATACACATTGTAACGCCAGAGAGCCAAATAttctttttataaaaatcatCACATTTTACCGTAGGGAATTATGTCACAACTTTCCATTCTGATTTAATCATCACGACGTTCGATTTTTCACCACGAAGATTGACAAGGGAGTAAGAGGAAAACAGTTCAACAATTATCACAAAGTTCTAGCGCAGGTGGCTGCTCACGCGACCTATTCTCGAAAGTTGCAAGCCCCCTTAACAAATACCATCGAGGGTTTCTGCCCATGGGAGCTTCAACAGtaattgcttttcaaaatgCAAAGACTGACGAAACCTTTTTGATGCAAATGACAAATTGCTACCAAACCTTCTCAGTCACCAGATGGACAGACTGGAAAAGGAATTTTGCATTTTGGTGTAAGATAAAAATTCTTACAAACATGTTCCCACTAGCAATTGTTGATTgaacaaaaatacatgtattcGTGTTATCGTGCTAGCGACCAGACTTAACATTTCAGTTGCTAAAACTCACTTCTCACTTTCAGTGGTAAAACTGAATTTGAGTGTAACCAAGGATTGAAACCGTAAATATGAGGAAGCAGAAACACAGACATAAGGAGAGTCAATTCAATGACATTTGTCAACAATGCTTTCAGCCTTTCCAAGATTCTTCCAGAGGTTCAAACGATGCAGTAAATTCTTCCCAACACCTAATTAAACTCACCCTTTCTTTGCTGCGTGTCCTTAATGTCAACTCCATCGTGATTGTACCACTGTCCATCTGTTTTATCATATCTGACTGGTTCAGGAGTGGGCGTGTGAGGTTCTACTGTTAACAGATCTACCATAGAACAGTTTCCCGTTACTATAAACATAGAGTGCACCTTCTTTATGTTCCTGGATCTTCACAATGACTAACTAGCCCCAGCCTTATGGTAACAATTCACTTTGCGCTTGTAGGTTTTAGACTATCACTAGCCTCAATCtctagttcaatttttttaaaataaattgaaagaaaccaCAAATTCAGATTGGTTACCCTTggcaaataaatatattttcatatttttttaaactgctCCGGCATATTTGCTAGGTGCACTAGCAAACCATTGCTGGCACACTAGAAGAGATGTCTGACCAGGCTTGATAATGGAAACCCTGCTCGTTAACTTAGACGTCACGAGAACTACTATTAAGTACACAAATGAAtagtattattatttatcaagtTTATAGAACAACCTTTATGTCCTCCGCCTTTCTTTGCAATCTTTAAGTAATCTGTTTCCGTGTCGACTTCCAATGAACTATCAAGGTTTGCTGGACGAGGACTGCTTGCAACTGTTACCATTTCTAATGAGAAGTTACACCAACAATGTAAGTGTCCATCACGTGACATTCACTAATTTCCTCGAAAtccaatgtttttaattaatgATGTTTTGTGATCAAGGCatggaaaatatttaaattctACCTTGCCCTTGGGGCAACTATTTTATGTCTCACTTTCTTGAGGTATTTTCCACAAGTGCCTGAGCTAGTTAATTATTTGTAGgggaaagagaaaaggaaataaaagactTCTATGTTCCTACATCAACTATTTAACAAAAACTATTGAATTTGCAAAGCATGCTCACGTAATCTTGTCAAAACTTTTCATAAAAGCTTGTTGCTGCAGAGATTACACACAATAGTCAACTAGttgcttgattttcatttcagGCCGCCTGATATTGCTTTGGATAATACAAAAATGTTCAAGTTCAAGTAAGAGAAAGAGTTAAAACCTTTTCTCTGTTGAGTGTCCTTAACATCCACTCCATTATGTGTGTACCACTGTCCATCCTTTTTGTCATATCGGACTGGTTCAGGGGTGGGCATGTGGGGTTCTACTGTTAACAAGTCTAACAATATTATAACAAGAGAGCTTTTACCAACACTTTCAATCATAATAAATTTTTGACATAAATTTTCCACAAGAACATTTATGGAGTTATTATGCATGCACCATACCATGAATGGTTTCAAATATTACCTTTACGTCCCCCTTGTCTGGCAGTTTTAAGATAATCACCATTGTGCTCTCCTGCAGCTGATAAATCTTCTGGAATACTTTCCAGGGTCACAGACAAATCTATATAAAATAACCAGATTCTTCAAATTTCCCTTGATTGGAATAATATGGGTAAAGCACTCCTACATAAGCACTGAGTTGGTGCCTCTTGTTCAGAGAAATTGCAGTCATCGCaacattttacacttttttgaaTGAGAGGAAAATCTTCcctcaaaaataaaatcagtcATTCATCCATACCTGTAAGGACACAGTATAAAATATACAATCTGAATGTTTAAACCTGTGGTTATCCAGTAAACAAAACACCAAGACTGGTATCAATATTGTCAAACTGTCTATACACATTCCCTCATGTGTTATGTTCTGTCAAATTAATTATTGATGAAAAATTACTGAATGTAAGGTCTTCATTACAGGTCTTGGAAAGAGCAAGTTACTTCAGTGTATTGTAGAGGGTCTCATAATCAACTGAATATCAAACTACCATTAACTCCCTATCCAACATTGATTGCAAAGAACTTGGGCAACAACTTGACTCATAGAGTTGGTGAAAAGTCACCAGCTGTATGAAACAGCTTCACAATTTTTGTGGGTCGGTCTACCTTTTCTCTGTTGTGACTCTTTTATGTCCACTCCATCATGTGTGTACCACTCTccatctttcttttcatatcTGACAGGTTCAGGGGTGGGTGTGTGGGGTTGAACTAACAACAGATCTGCAAGCACAGATGCATAATGTACactcaaaacatttcttaaaatgaaagtaaagaaattgtTATCCAACATTTCTTCTACAAGGCCATGTTTAGCTGTGAACAGCCTCAGTCTATGCCTAGTCACCTAGTTTGGAAGgattagcccttcatcaaacCCCTCATTTAAGACCTTGACTGTCGCTGCAGATACCTCTACAGAGTGTGACTGTCAATGATGCGAGATTATCcttaactttttcatttcagcTGCAAAAAATCAAGAAACTACCTAATTTTCCTGACTGATTTACCAGTAAGTTTTGGGCTAGACATTGGCCCTAGTCTCATATTCCCAGGATTTCTGCAACACTGCAAAAATTTACTTGCCTTTGTAAAACATTAGCCCATTTGTAACAAAcatgtctttatttttaaaagatatcAAACATATTCAAAGAATGTGATGTCCCACAATTATGTAAGCATGCTGTACAACTCATCAGTTACCTTGATGTCCTCCACCCTTTTTTGCCAACTCAAGATATTCTCTGTTATTGCATCCTGCAGCCATGACACACTCACTGTTCTTCTGATCATCAAGTGACACAATTGAGTCTGGACAACAAAACATCAAGCAATGATTGCATTCCCATCATTGATTAACATGCATAAGGCACTCTCTCTGTGCACATGTAATTTTCCATTAATTCCAACACAACCTGATTATGTATAGTAATGCTCAGAGACGTGTAAACAAACTATTGATAGTGTATGTAATTCAGCCTGGTTAGCATATATCTGAAATTATAGTTGTATATTTAgttaccaagcctttgatttagagtgaggctgaaggtgaccttgctgtgatagagaccagtatctagttaacatgataacaaagtaatttacatttgaaaaacagcaaTTTAATGCTTGTATCATAAtacccttagcctcactcttgtccaaaggcttggcaactaagcatgcaactgtaaaatggactattgtgaCCCACAGCTTTTTGCAATTTAACCGAGTAATTATCTATTATTATAGACTGGAACAATTTTCCCCTGATGACTCTAGCCAACCaacggttttcttttttatccacTATGAGAGGTAACTGTACACATACTTTGTGATGCTGCAGTTGAAACAAATAGCATCTCAATAAGTGATGAGATGTAAGATTCACATTCAAATGTGCTGGTAATTAGATTACAAAAATCAGGATGGATGGACACAGGTTCATGAGTGAATGTCAAGGAGAAGAAATAGAATCCACTGCCGGGAAAAGAGAGCCTAAGAGACAATTTTATCAATTAAAGTGGAAAACCCAGTGCTAACATTAATTTTAGACTTAACTTGAAAATACATAcactaaaatttttcaaagtgttaAAGCAAAAGACTTACTGCATGCTACATAATACTATTTACCTATTCGTTGCTGTGTCTCTTTGATATCCACTCCATCATGTGTGTACCACTGTCCATCCTTCTTGTCAAATCTTACAGGTTCAGGTGTAGGTGCATGTGGGCTTATTGTCAATAAAtctaacaaaaaagaaaatacatgtgTAAGGGCTTTCCTAAAATTTTTTGAGGCTCTAAATATATGACTTGTACACTGTTTGCACAACAATAGTTAGTTTTATTACTAATTAACTAATTACTAGTTAATTTACTAATTAACCTTTTTCTCTGTCGAAggcaaaatgttttttattctttcactCCTTAAATAATTATCTGTTGTATTCAggtataaaaacaaacaacaagtTACCAGCATGTTACATGCAGTATCTTTTGTTCATTTACCACTTAATTAGCCTGTATTTCAAGTGAGTGTTTTCAAGCCCAAAGGCCCAATTGGTTTAATTCACAACTTAAAGGTTTCCTTGCCATTACTTCATGATTCTACATTGCcatattaatttaaaatactGTGGATACATACAAAAGGCAGCAAACTACAGAAAAGATACATCAAGTAAAATAATGAGCCTACCGTTGTGTCCTCCTCCCTTCTTTGCCAAGTCAAGGTACTCTGTGTTGTTTCCTCCTGCTGCTAGTAGTGTTTTTGTGCCTTGTTGAGCTTCAATAGATACAGCTAATTCTGTTCAACAAACACAACATCAACCACATAAATAGACAAATATATCTGGATTTCTCATTTAGTGATACCCTCCATGACTTTGTGATGGTAAtacaatcaaaataaattttaaatttacaagaaTACTTTTACAATATGTTTTGGCATGACTACAAATTATGACTTGATAGGGAAGtataaatgactgaaaaattaaaatactctCTGTGGCAGACATAAACATGTAATTCACTGCAGtaaccttttcttttctgtgtttCTGTGACATCCACTCCATCATGTGAGTACCACTGTCCATCCTTCTTGTCATATCTGACTGGTTCAGGGGTGGGTGTGTGAGGTTCAACTGTCAGCAGATCTATCACAGTACAAACAATTATGTCAATGGATCACAACAACTCGtggaacaaagacaaaaacaacacattATATACAAAGGCTTGTAGCCTATCAATTCCATGGTAAGTTTGTTCTGCAAAACATTCAGTGTGTTCCTCTTCAGAATTAAATATTTCTACCATTATAACCTATTCAGTTAagattttcacattttcctgCTCTTACTTTTGCAAATGAAGGAAGTACAACTAGAAGTCAAGAGAAATGTTAAGATTAAATCTATCTGCATGGTTGTAAATCAGGAGAAAGAAACATCATTTTCATCCATAAAAACCTCATTGAACTGACACCTGAAACACCTTTAACCCATTATGCTAGGTGTTTGTCTCATGTAAGCAACACTAAAGCCCCTTCAAGCTTGCAACTTTCGAGTCAGCTGAGCTCCAATTCTAGACTTACTTTCatgaaatttgtaaacaatTTGCTTCCAACAGAAAATATACTGATTTTTTTGGCATAGAGCTTTTGTCTTGATTGGTCacttgcttagggttagggttaggttagGTCTTAATTGCTTTCAATTCATAGTTTTTCAGTaacaagcaaattttgggtAGATTAAACAAATGTGCATCATGACTTCTGAGTTGACTTGACTTGAAATTACTTGATAATCAATCTGGACGCGGGTTTGCCTACATGGAAGAGAATTGTAACAATTGTCTTTCTGTAGTCTCAATCTATCAGTAACATTTGACATGAATCTATCATGTTTTCTTTGGAAATAGTTTCTCCTACTGTTTTACACATACCCGTAATGTCTTTAAGTCTCTCCTTGAAAGCAGACAATCTATATCATTTAATGTGCATTGCTTTGGCTCTTTATCATATGATTTATGCAAAGGCACACTGGCTTAAATGGgttaaatttataacaaaaagAGGATCTTGCATTTCTTTCAATGGCATTACAATTCAACAAGCAATCACAGTTGtatcaataattgttttaaatcaGTACCTTTATGTCCTCCGCCTTTCTTTGCGATCTTTAAATAATCTGTTTGTGAGTCAACTTCCAATGAACTATCCAAGTTTACTGGACGAGGACTGCTACAAACTGTTATCATTTCTAAAGGAAAGAGAGAGTTGAGGAagatttacttatttttacttatttatttactttacttATTTAGCACAAAAAGGACAAACCTTTCTAATTGTGCAATTCTCAAGTTTGgcatgattttttttagtttgcaaCAAAAACCACCTTGAAGTAGTCAGTAAACATTCGGGAGCTTACATTATTTCAGGATCCAACATACCTTTTCTTTGCTGTGTATCTTTCACATCAACTCCATCGTGACTGTACCACTGTCCATCTGTTTTTTCATAACTGGAAGGTTCAGGTGTTGGTGCATGAGGATCAATTGTCAACAAATCTGAAAcataaaaaggaagaaatcaACATTTTAGTAGATCGTCTCATTCATAGACTGTAAAATCTTAACCAAATGGATGTATACATGTAAtcttattgttattgttatgttTATCATGAACAGcaccattttccatttttgactggatagaaaattattttatgagATATCACCAAAAATTCTCTTTATAAACAACTACATGCACTTCACTTTGTGATGCAATGCAACTTATTTTTAGAGAAAACACCTTTGGTAGAAACCTCCTTCCCTTTTGAAGACAAAGAACATATAGCTAAGGTTGGTTATGTTAAAAGCAGTGCtctgctgtttttattttcccatttGCAATGCATCAAAATACGAAGAATGTGAATTAAAAGTTTTTActtgttttacatgaaaaaatgctCTGTTTAACATAGCATGTTtgtgaatttatttaaaaacatcctAAACATAATTATTCAATCAAACACTTACAAAAACCATAGACAAGAACTAAAACGATCCAAAACtggaaactttttaaaaaaattggtgtaATTGAAGTTCACATCATtccaatctttgaaaaaaaaaattggcaaatgcACAGTTCACTACCAGGTCTGCTGCTGAATCAAACCTTTATTGCACACAAGTTTTTACACTTTGGCCTGACATTACTTAGGAGGAATCTACCTTTGTGAGCAGTGTCCATTGTATTGTGACAGGATGATGCTACAAATCTCCAAATAACATTACAGACATTGACACCATCAACTGCTGACTAGTGTTTACCTTTATGTCCTCCTCCTTTCTTTGCAAGTTGTAAGTATTCTCCACAGTTTTCACCAGCAGCTAGGACATCACACTCTTGACTGTTATTAAGACTAGATGACAAGTCTGAAATATACCAATTCAAGATAACATGAATATATACAGTCAAGTGAATATATACAATAAGGTGTATACTGTAAAATATGCATATccatttctttctcaaattgttTATCAAATCCATTTACATGTACCTATCCCCAATTAGTGAACAAAACTTATAATCCTCACATTCAACAAGAATTACCTCTCCTCTGTTGAGTCTCTTTCACATCCACTCCATTATGAGTGTACCACTGTCCGTCTGTCTTGTCATAACTGACTGGTTCAGGAGTGGGTTTGTGAGGTTCTACTGTCAACAAGTCTGTTGGCAAATTTAccagataaaattaattttccttaaacTATAGAAATATGCTATTGGTGAACCTTATTTATTGTTGCCATAATATCCTAAAACCAAATATTATGGTTCTCAAAGAAAAGGTTATTCCCTGTGTAGCCATAAGTAACtaaagaaaattacattttaaaagtaaaatcaacAAAGTTTTATAATGGATTAGAATGATTGTTTTTCCACAATATAAGGTACATTTAACTATCACAAATCATTTCTGATCAGAATGTTCTATGTGCAATAATGCTGGTTTTGCCGAACAATGGAGTCCATTGTTCATGTGTTGCTACCTTTTTATCAAGATGGTTCACTGCTATTAGCTACACAACACCTCAaccaattaacaattggttcatacatcatgcgtgcgttcatcaagatatgaagtacacaggaagtttggagagcacgaaagatgcatAAGAGTTGCTCAAGGCTACGCCTCAaacaactctagcttcttgagtgctctccaaacttcccaagtgctccATACCTTGATGAACACACAGCTGAcacatgaaccaattgttttataacattttcaacccgatggaaaatttttttctaagggatttgtttgctgacgtcatgagcgtgcacagtaggaatatgaagcacactcgcacaattgaatttgattagacaaatttactaacTATGTTATAATTATGCTTAACAACAATGAGAGCGGATTTGAAGTTGAGATTTGTGTAATCAAAAAACACTGGTTAAAAGTATAGAAGATCCATGAAGCAAAAACTTCAACTTGTGGCATTCACCATTACAACCACATTAAACAACCAATCtttgatatgaaaaattattcttcaaaCCCATCacacttcttctttttttatcaaaaaccCTAACCCAGAGTTAAAATATAATGCTGAACCAGATGTAGGCATCATAATTCCAGCCATGCTATGTTTACATTTAAGACTGACCTTTATGCCCTCCACCTTTCTTAGCAGTCTTCAGGTAATCTGTATCTATCTCTATATCTATTGAACTTGCTGTACTTGATGGATGTGGGCTCTTAGGCAGGGTAATCATTTCTAAAAAGAGTAAACAGGAATAAAACTTAACAGATATTGAGGCATAGGAACTGTTCATCAGAGTATCTAGCCCAAACTGGTGCAATAACTTCATCCAGTCCTTGAGAAAAAAAGCCATGAAAACTCAGAACCCTTCCTCCAcatcatttacatttattttaatggATGCGCCTGTCTGTGTTTTAAAGATATGAAAACGTGAGAGAGTAGGTAACGTTTGATTGAATATATATACTTCCTGGTAAGGCACTCC
The sequence above is a segment of the Pocillopora verrucosa isolate sample1 chromosome 13, ASM3666991v2, whole genome shotgun sequence genome. Coding sequences within it:
- the LOC131773887 gene encoding uncharacterized protein isoform X2; the protein is MEVLSPQNQSIDDYSSLDESWDSRLPTPLALDFSSLREEEDSIPNTQRGLSDVEGQDLYVDSLGYEDFSASPSGLNGYMAINGTRENDTDYLRMAKKGGGHADLLKVEPHTPTPEPVRYDKKDGQWYTHDGVDVKDTQQKKEMITLSRDQLSSSSKSSVDIETDTEYLQLAKKGGGRKDLLTVVPHTPTPEPVKYTKKDGQWYTQDGVDVKETQQRKDLSLALNGLLHNGDDAQLAAGGKHTDYLDLAKKGGGHKDLLSIQAHTPSPEPKQYEKKQWDWYNQDDMVIRDGPQDSGSGQNRRRTFSDSASECKAETEYLQTARKGGGHKDLLSMEPHLTSPERVNYEKTDGQWYTHDGVDIKETQGRKEMITLPKSPHPSSTASSIDIEIDTDYLKTAKKGGGHKDLLTVEPHKPTPEPVSYDKTDGQWYTHNGVDVKETQQRRDLSSSLNNSQECDVLAAGENCGEYLQLAKKGGGHKDLLTIDPHAPTPEPSSYEKTDGQWYSHDGVDVKDTQQRKEMITVCSSPRPVNLDSSLEVDSQTDYLKIAKKGGGHKDLLTVEPHTPTPEPVRYDKKDGQWYSHDGVDVTETQKRKELAVSIEAQQGTKTLLAAGGNNTEYLDLAKKGGGHNDLLTISPHAPTPEPVRFDKKDGQWYTHDGVDIKETQQRIDSIVSLDDQKNSECVMAAGCNNREYLELAKKGGGHQDLLLVQPHTPTPEPVRYEKKDGEWYTHDGVDIKESQQRKDLSVTLESIPEDLSAAGEHNGDYLKTARQGGRKDLLTVEPHMPTPEPVRYDKKDGQWYTHNGVDVKDTQQRKEMVTVASSPRPANLDSSLEVDTETDYLKIAKKGGGHKDLLTVEPHTPTPEPVRYDKTDGQWYNHDGVDIKDTQQRKEMVTVSSSPRPSSAPSSEKIPIETDYLKIAKKGGGHKDLLTLEPHTPTPEPVRYDKKDGQWYTHDGVDVKETQKRKEMVTVSKSPHRSDLAGSMNAQKETDYLKMAKKGGGHKDLLTVEPHTPSPEPQRYQKNGGDWYSQNNKDTTRATVSPSSPSKGNNSSATDYLMLARKSGGHSEATRSPRKNTENSKVYNTNTEYLKMARKGGGHKDLLTMEAHTPSPKPQRYQKKGGDWYNQDYVDGSKTRGKKGTRNQNGDPPKEISTETEYLKRARKGGGHKESPANSPRKSNVDSSPASSEYLKMAKKGGGHKDLLMMTPHQASPKPNQVKKQNTDTIPVNSPRTVSSSSRDSTEYLRLARKGGGHPDLLNNSPRQSDSSVVNRSDAMDSSRKIEPNTSLRRSASMRHRGPVSDYLGIARKGGHHKDLLTMPETSNFRRDQESRRSLRSFRSPITSQVDGPPRPRTAEPRQPVWMGGSGPERVSTPVKRTLIAPFASHEGSPGAARNPDKI
- the LOC131773887 gene encoding uncharacterized protein isoform X3; translated protein: MEVLSPQNQSIDDYSSLDESWDSRLPTPLALDFSSLREEEDSIPNTQRGLSDVEGQDLYVDSLGYEASPSGLNGYMAINGTRENDTDYLRMAKKGGGHADLLKVEPHTPTPEPVRYDKKDGQWYTHDGVDVKDTQQKKEMITLSRDQLSSSSKSSVDIETDTEYLQLAKKGGGRKDLLTVVPHTPTPEPVKYTKKDGQWYTQDGVDVKETQQRKDLSLALNGLLHNGDDAQLAAGGKHTDYLDLAKKGGGHKDLLSIQAHTPSPEPKQYEKKQWDWYNQDDMVIRDGPQDSGSGQNRRRTFSDSASECKAETEYLQTARKGGGHKDLLSMEPHLTSPERVNYEKTDGQWYTHDGVDIKETQGRKEMITLPKSPHPSSTASSIDIEIDTDYLKTAKKGGGHKDLLTVEPHKPTPEPVSYDKTDGQWYTHNGVDVKETQQRRDLSSSLNNSQECDVLAAGENCGEYLQLAKKGGGHKDLLTIDPHAPTPEPSSYEKTDGQWYSHDGVDVKDTQQRKEMITVCSSPRPVNLDSSLEVDSQTDYLKIAKKGGGHKDLLTVEPHTPTPEPVRYDKKDGQWYSHDGVDVTETQKRKELAVSIEAQQGTKTLLAAGGNNTEYLDLAKKGGGHNDLLTISPHAPTPEPVRFDKKDGQWYTHDGVDIKETQQRIDSIVSLDDQKNSECVMAAGCNNREYLELAKKGGGHQDLLLVQPHTPTPEPVRYEKKDGEWYTHDGVDIKESQQRKDLSVTLESIPEDLSAAGEHNGDYLKTARQGGRKDLLTVEPHMPTPEPVRYDKKDGQWYTHNGVDVKDTQQRKEMVTVASSPRPANLDSSLEVDTETDYLKIAKKGGGHKDLLTVEPHTPTPEPVRYDKTDGQWYNHDGVDIKDTQQRKEMVTVSSSPRPSSAPSSEKIPIETDYLKIAKKGGGHKDLLTLEPHTPTPEPVRYDKKDGQWYTHDGVDVKETQKRKEMVTVSKSPHRSDLAGSMNAQKETDYLKMAKKGGGHKDLLTVEPHTPSPEPQRYQKNGGDWYSQNNKDTTIGATVSPSSPSKGNNSSATDYLMLARKSGGHSEATRSPRKNTENSKVYNTNTEYLKMARKGGGHKDLLTMEAHTPSPKPQRYQKKGGDWYNQDYVDGSKTRGKKGTRNQNGDPPKEISTETEYLKRARKGGGHKESPANSPRKSNVDSSPASSEYLKMAKKGGGHKDLLMMTPHQASPKPNQVKKQNTDTIPVNSPRTVSSSSRDSTEYLRLARKGGGHPDLLNNSPRQSDSSVVNRSDAMDSSRKIEPNTSLRRSASMRHRGPVSDYLGIARKGGHHKDLLTMPETSNFRRDQESRRSLRSFRSPITSQVDGPPRPRTAEPRQPVWMGGSGPERVSTPVKRTLIAPFASHEGSPGAARNPDKI